The proteins below are encoded in one region of Acidimicrobiales bacterium:
- a CDS encoding phosphoglycerate kinase, whose protein sequence is MLQLPRLEDLPDPAGRRVLLRADLNVPLRSSPSGVAEVDDDFRLRAALPTIEWLMERGAKVTACSHLGRPRGEPDARFAMEPVRHRLAQLAPGVELMENLRFDPGEEANDPAFVARLVEGQDLYVDDAFGSAHRIHASIVGPPALLPSAAGRLLEREVEALAGLLHHPARPFVAVLGGAKVSDKLGLLQSLVERADVLLVGGGMCFTFLAALGHEIGESLVEPDQEDACRRLLDSGRRVVVPTDVVALAPGGTLGLGKHGTGKVRTVGRTIPPGWKGTDIGPGTAAEFADEIRPAGTVLWNGPMGVAEDHRFAAGTRAVAVAVAECRGYTVVGGGDSASALAHLGLADQVDHLSTGGGATLELLERGDLPGLAALRGASNAPGREP, encoded by the coding sequence GTGCTCCAGCTGCCACGGCTGGAGGACCTCCCCGATCCGGCCGGCAGACGGGTGCTGCTCAGGGCCGACCTCAACGTCCCTCTGAGGTCGTCGCCGAGCGGCGTGGCCGAGGTGGACGACGACTTTCGCCTGCGGGCCGCGTTGCCGACGATCGAGTGGCTCATGGAGCGAGGGGCCAAGGTCACGGCGTGCAGTCACCTGGGGCGGCCGCGCGGCGAGCCCGACGCCCGCTTCGCGATGGAGCCGGTGCGTCACCGGCTGGCGCAGCTGGCACCGGGCGTCGAGCTCATGGAGAACCTGCGTTTCGACCCGGGAGAGGAGGCCAACGACCCCGCCTTCGTCGCCCGCCTGGTCGAGGGCCAGGACCTCTACGTCGATGACGCCTTTGGCTCGGCGCACCGTATCCACGCGTCCATCGTCGGCCCCCCGGCCCTCCTGCCCAGCGCCGCCGGACGTCTGCTGGAGCGGGAGGTCGAGGCCCTGGCCGGCCTGCTGCACCATCCCGCCCGGCCGTTCGTGGCCGTGCTCGGCGGGGCCAAGGTGAGCGACAAGCTGGGCCTCCTGCAGTCCCTGGTGGAGCGGGCGGACGTCCTGCTGGTGGGCGGGGGGATGTGCTTCACGTTCCTCGCCGCCCTGGGACACGAGATCGGCGAATCCCTGGTCGAGCCCGACCAGGAGGATGCGTGCCGCCGGCTCCTGGACTCCGGACGACGCGTGGTAGTGCCTACCGACGTGGTGGCCCTGGCTCCGGGCGGCACCCTCGGGCTCGGCAAGCACGGAACCGGCAAGGTCCGCACGGTCGGTCGGACCATCCCGCCAGGATGGAAGGGCACGGACATCGGTCCGGGGACAGCAGCCGAGTTCGCCGACGAGATCCGCCCGGCGGGCACCGTGTTGTGGAACGGCCCCATGGGGGTCGCCGAGGACCATCGCTTCGCGGCCGGCACCCGCGCCGTGGCCGTGGCCGTGGCCGAGTGCCGGGGGTACACCGTCGTTGGCGGCGGCGACAGCGCCAGTGCCCTCGCCCACCTCGGCCTCGCCGACCAGGTCGATCATCTGTCGACCGGCGGGGGTGCGACCCTCGAGCTGCTCGAGCGCGGTGACCTGCCAGGGCTGGCAGCCCTCCGGGGCGCCTCCAACGCGCCGGGGAGAGAACCATGA
- the gap gene encoding type I glyceraldehyde-3-phosphate dehydrogenase: MSVRVGINGFGRIGRNFLRAARASNADVHVVAVNDLIPPETNAYLLAYDSTLGRLEGVQAGDGAIRIGSDEVKVFAERDPKALPWSELDVEVVIESTGIFTDGNKAAAHVDGGARRVIISAPATNVDATFVMGVNDQTFDPAQHTVVSNASCTTNCFVPMVKVLDDAFGVRSGLMTTVHAYTNDQNLLDLAHKDLRRARAAAVNIIPASTGAARATGLVLQAMQGRLDGTSLRVPVQDGSITDFTAIIEADASVQQINAAYREAASSGPLSKVMEYTEDPIVSSDVIGSPASCTFDSGLTMATAAGDGSTLVKALGWYDNEWGYANRLVDLAVVVGGSGR, encoded by the coding sequence ATGTCCGTACGGGTTGGCATCAACGGGTTCGGTCGCATCGGCCGCAACTTCCTGCGGGCGGCGCGCGCATCCAACGCTGATGTGCACGTGGTCGCGGTCAACGATCTGATCCCGCCCGAGACGAACGCGTATCTCCTCGCCTACGACTCCACCCTGGGTCGACTGGAGGGGGTGCAGGCCGGCGACGGTGCCATCAGGATCGGCTCCGACGAGGTGAAGGTGTTCGCCGAACGCGACCCGAAGGCGCTGCCGTGGTCGGAGCTGGATGTCGAGGTGGTCATCGAGAGCACGGGAATCTTCACCGATGGCAACAAGGCCGCCGCCCACGTCGACGGGGGAGCGCGGCGGGTGATCATCTCGGCGCCGGCGACCAACGTCGACGCCACATTCGTGATGGGCGTGAACGACCAGACCTTCGATCCCGCCCAGCACACCGTGGTCTCGAACGCGTCGTGCACCACCAACTGCTTCGTCCCGATGGTGAAGGTGCTCGACGACGCCTTCGGCGTACGCAGCGGCCTGATGACGACCGTGCACGCCTACACCAACGACCAGAACCTGCTCGACCTGGCTCACAAGGACCTGCGCCGGGCCCGCGCTGCCGCGGTCAACATCATCCCGGCGTCGACCGGCGCGGCCCGGGCGACGGGGCTCGTCCTCCAGGCCATGCAGGGTCGCCTCGACGGCACGTCGCTGCGCGTACCGGTGCAGGACGGCTCGATCACCGACTTCACCGCGATCATCGAGGCCGACGCCAGCGTCCAGCAGATCAACGCCGCCTACCGCGAGGCCGCGTCCTCCGGACCGCTGTCGAAGGTGATGGAGTACACCGAGGATCCCATCGTGTCCTCGGACGTCATCGGGTCCCCGGCGTCGTGCACCTTCGACTCTGGACTCACCATGGCGACCGCCGCGGGGGACGGCTCCACGCTGGTCAAGGCGCTCGGTTGGTATGACAACGAGTGGGGCTACGCCAACCGGTTGGTCGACCTGGCCGTGGTCGTCGGAGGGTCCGGTCGCTGA
- a CDS encoding 2-phospho-L-lactate transferase CofD family protein: QVAVANAGHIARVSLVPVDAEPPAAALEAVARADQIVLGPGSLYTSVLAALAVPALRDALAEARGRKVYVCNLRPQVPETEGYDVAAHLAALELHGVEVDVVLCDTSGLPLGAPGRPWIDAPLARPNGLAHDWEKLAAALVDLVG; this comes from the coding sequence CAGGTCGCGGTGGCCAACGCGGGACACATCGCCCGGGTCTCGCTCGTGCCGGTCGATGCGGAGCCGCCCGCCGCCGCCCTGGAGGCCGTGGCCCGAGCGGACCAGATCGTCCTCGGCCCGGGCTCCCTGTACACCAGCGTCTTGGCGGCGCTGGCCGTCCCGGCGCTCCGGGACGCGTTGGCCGAGGCGAGGGGCCGGAAGGTCTACGTCTGCAACCTCCGCCCCCAGGTCCCCGAGACCGAGGGCTACGACGTGGCCGCCCACCTGGCTGCGCTGGAGCTCCACGGCGTCGAGGTTGACGTCGTGCTGTGTGACACGTCGGGCCTGCCCCTCGGGGCGCCGGGCCGGCCCTGGATCGACGCACCCCTGGCCCGGCCCAACGGGCTGGCCCACGATTGGGAGAAACTGGCAGCAGCCCTCGTCGATCTGGTCGGATAG